A single region of the Hoeflea prorocentri genome encodes:
- a CDS encoding Gfo/Idh/MocA family protein, translating into MTQIKVGLIGAGFIGRSHALAINAVNRVFGQDLFEAIPHVLAEADQATAAARARQFGFGIATTDWRQAIAECDAVIIAVPSFLHRDMALSAAESGTHILCEKPVGLSSAEAAEIAAAAARANISHTVGFTYMRSPLIRYAVDVIDRGDLGKPLHFKGWHCEDYLADPDIAFTWRQDAALAGRCGAIGDMGWHIIAIARALCGQITSLSGAIETFHKTRPLASDQNASRAVENEDWSNATLRFASGATGSVEVSRIAHGRKMDIGFELVCEHGTIAFKGEQSNQIEIYRSGEPAAASGFRTIHINADHPDYGDFIPAPGHGLGFNDLKTIELRDFLTAIANGSPAEPDLDEALKISRLCEAILASSDRRCWIDAPEEFSIQS; encoded by the coding sequence GTGACACAAATCAAGGTGGGCCTGATCGGCGCCGGCTTTATCGGGCGCAGCCATGCCCTTGCCATCAATGCGGTCAACAGGGTTTTCGGACAGGACCTTTTCGAGGCGATACCGCATGTCCTTGCCGAGGCCGATCAGGCGACGGCAGCCGCGCGCGCGAGGCAATTCGGATTTGGCATCGCCACAACGGATTGGCGTCAGGCCATTGCCGAATGCGATGCGGTGATTATCGCGGTGCCAAGTTTTCTGCACCGGGATATGGCTCTATCCGCAGCCGAGAGCGGGACACATATCCTGTGCGAGAAGCCTGTTGGGCTTTCAAGCGCGGAAGCGGCTGAAATCGCCGCTGCGGCAGCGCGCGCCAACATCTCCCATACGGTCGGCTTCACCTATATGCGCTCGCCCCTCATCCGGTATGCGGTGGACGTAATCGACCGGGGAGACCTCGGGAAACCGCTTCACTTCAAGGGCTGGCACTGCGAGGATTATCTTGCCGATCCCGACATTGCCTTCACCTGGCGCCAGGATGCGGCCCTGGCCGGTCGCTGTGGCGCAATCGGAGATATGGGCTGGCACATTATCGCCATCGCCCGCGCACTGTGCGGGCAGATCACATCGCTTAGCGGGGCCATCGAGACATTTCACAAGACGCGACCGCTTGCATCCGATCAAAATGCTTCACGCGCGGTCGAAAACGAAGACTGGTCCAATGCGACGCTCCGCTTTGCATCGGGCGCCACGGGTTCGGTCGAAGTCAGCAGGATTGCCCATGGACGCAAGATGGATATCGGTTTTGAACTGGTGTGCGAACACGGGACAATCGCATTCAAGGGCGAACAGTCCAATCAGATCGAAATCTATCGCAGCGGCGAGCCCGCTGCAGCTTCCGGGTTTCGGACAATCCACATCAACGCCGATCACCCGGACTATGGCGACTTCATTCCCGCACCGGGGCACGGGTTGGGTTTCAACGACTTGAAGACAATTGAATTGCGGGATTTCCTGACCGCCATTGCCAACGGCTCCCCCGCAGAGCCGGATCTGGACGAGGCCTTGAAGATATCGCGCCTTTGCGAGGCAATCCTGGCCTCATCCGACAGACGGTGCTGGATCGACGCGCCGGAAGAATTCTCCATTCAGAGCTAA
- the iolE gene encoding myo-inosose-2 dehydratase, with amino-acid sequence MTIRIATNPIAWTNDDVPGLGGEIPVETCLSEANSAGYSGIEMGGKFPRDADALDALLSTHDLVLASGWWEGQLLEHGADAEFEAMHPYLDMLKQLGVAHFIYGEGSLGRTDGIWKPISQRPRLQDSEWPAYAQELTALADKTAALGIGLALHPHMGTVVETDREVDRLMELAGPSVKLAFDTGHCLFAGGDPVALCQRHAARIAHVHCKDVRSDKLRKAHKRDMSFMDAVLDGIFTVPGDGGVDFPAILGTLKEEGYSGWLVVEAEQNPEKAPPLFHAKLGHDYLLQEASRAGLR; translated from the coding sequence ATGACGATACGCATAGCCACCAATCCGATCGCATGGACCAATGACGACGTGCCGGGCCTCGGAGGTGAGATTCCTGTCGAAACCTGCCTGAGTGAGGCAAATTCCGCCGGTTATTCCGGCATTGAAATGGGCGGAAAATTTCCCCGCGACGCCGATGCGCTTGATGCGCTTTTGAGTACTCATGATCTGGTTCTTGCATCCGGATGGTGGGAGGGGCAACTGCTGGAACACGGTGCGGATGCCGAGTTCGAGGCAATGCACCCCTATCTGGACATGCTCAAACAGCTGGGTGTCGCACATTTCATCTACGGCGAAGGCTCGCTCGGTCGGACTGACGGCATCTGGAAACCGATATCCCAACGTCCGCGACTGCAGGACAGCGAGTGGCCTGCCTATGCCCAGGAGTTGACCGCGCTTGCGGACAAGACCGCAGCACTCGGCATCGGATTGGCATTGCACCCGCATATGGGAACGGTTGTCGAAACGGACCGGGAGGTCGACCGGTTGATGGAGCTTGCCGGGCCATCGGTCAAACTTGCATTCGATACGGGGCATTGCCTTTTTGCCGGCGGTGATCCTGTTGCCCTTTGCCAGCGCCACGCGGCACGGATCGCTCATGTCCATTGCAAGGATGTGCGGTCCGATAAACTCCGCAAAGCACACAAACGGGACATGAGTTTCATGGACGCGGTGCTGGACGGCATCTTCACTGTTCCGGGCGATGGCGGCGTCGACTTTCCGGCAATCCTCGGCACCTTGAAGGAGGAAGGCTATTCAGGCTGGCTGGTGGTCGAAGCCGAACAGAACCCCGAGAAGGCACCGCCGCTTTTCCACGCGAAGCTCGGACACGACTATTTGCTGCAAGAGGCATCGAGGGCCGGTCTGCGCTAA
- a CDS encoding DegT/DnrJ/EryC1/StrS family aminotransferase, whose product MYIVGEEEAQALQRVIRERALFRYGFGKECDRFEQRYGEHLNVKHVALTVSGTFALSAALTAIGIGPGDEVLVPAHTYMATATSVLTTGAIPVIVDIDESLTISPRAIEGAIGPQTKAVIAVHMWGAACDMDAIMEIAAKHDLLVVEDACQGVGGSYRGKKFGSIGHIGAFSFNYHKNMTCGEGGAVATSNDIYAGRTRCAIDPCHYYWKGRPDGVDLFAGNGGRASELQGAMLNVQLDRIDGIVAAMRDERRRILDIIASNTISGLFCAPMHSPELDCGAHLMFQLPTSEAAERFSQIMPVVIAGKTGRHTYTQWDQILMEKGAAHHLMNPYEHPANAACRRHTAVDQCPSSLDILMRTIMVPMRPEHQADDIAAIAHNILETAKVVLEGKPADEISLMRAAAIDESKFDMADDR is encoded by the coding sequence ATGTATATTGTGGGTGAAGAAGAAGCTCAGGCTCTGCAACGCGTGATCCGGGAGCGGGCGCTCTTTCGCTACGGTTTTGGGAAGGAGTGCGACCGGTTCGAACAGCGCTATGGCGAGCACCTCAATGTCAAGCATGTGGCGCTCACCGTCAGCGGAACCTTTGCGCTTTCCGCGGCACTGACCGCGATCGGCATCGGACCGGGGGATGAGGTTCTGGTGCCGGCTCATACCTATATGGCAACGGCGACAAGCGTCCTGACCACCGGTGCCATTCCCGTCATTGTCGATATAGATGAGAGTCTCACGATCAGCCCACGCGCGATCGAGGGAGCCATCGGCCCGCAGACCAAAGCCGTCATCGCGGTGCACATGTGGGGCGCCGCGTGCGACATGGATGCGATCATGGAGATTGCGGCAAAACACGATCTTCTGGTCGTCGAGGATGCATGTCAGGGCGTCGGCGGCAGTTATCGCGGGAAGAAATTCGGATCGATCGGACATATCGGCGCGTTCAGCTTCAACTACCACAAGAACATGACCTGCGGCGAAGGCGGAGCGGTCGCAACATCAAACGATATCTACGCAGGCCGTACACGCTGCGCGATCGACCCATGCCACTATTATTGGAAGGGCCGGCCGGATGGCGTAGACCTGTTTGCGGGAAATGGCGGCAGGGCCTCGGAGTTGCAAGGGGCCATGCTCAATGTGCAGCTCGACAGGATCGATGGTATTGTTGCGGCGATGCGGGATGAACGACGGCGTATCCTGGACATCATTGCATCCAACACCATCTCCGGACTGTTTTGCGCCCCCATGCATTCTCCGGAACTCGATTGCGGCGCGCATTTGATGTTCCAACTGCCGACATCGGAGGCTGCCGAACGGTTTTCGCAGATCATGCCCGTGGTCATCGCCGGTAAGACGGGCAGGCACACCTATACGCAATGGGATCAGATCCTGATGGAAAAAGGCGCCGCCCACCATCTCATGAACCCTTATGAACATCCGGCAAATGCGGCATGCCGGCGTCACACAGCAGTCGATCAGTGTCCGTCATCGCTCGATATTCTGATGAGAACGATCATGGTGCCTATGCGTCCTGAGCATCAAGCGGACGATATCGCCGCGATCGCGCATAACATTTTGGAAACGGCAAAGGTCGTCCTGGAAGGCAAACCGGCCGACGAAATATCCCTTATGCGGGCGGCAGCGATCGATGAGAGCAAGTTTGACATGGCGGACGATCGCTAG
- a CDS encoding VOC family protein, translating to MIGVALVKIPVSDVNRSVAFYEKALDLTVLFVAEEYGWAQFEASGMGLALYVPGKGGGERPIGGSVDFHLHHSDLDALLDGMPAEATDAGIHENADGSRSLEFSDPDANLIKIMESR from the coding sequence ATGATTGGTGTGGCTCTGGTCAAGATCCCGGTTTCGGACGTGAACCGCTCTGTTGCCTTCTACGAAAAGGCGTTGGACCTCACAGTCCTGTTTGTTGCAGAAGAATATGGCTGGGCCCAGTTTGAAGCGTCAGGAATGGGGCTTGCGCTTTATGTTCCCGGCAAAGGGGGCGGCGAGCGACCCATTGGCGGTTCGGTCGACTTTCATCTCCATCACAGCGATCTGGACGCTTTGCTGGACGGGATGCCGGCAGAAGCTACAGACGCAGGCATTCATGAAAATGCCGATGGAAGCAGGTCGCTGGAGTTCAGCGACCCGGATGCCAATCTGATCAAGATTATGGAAAGCCGGTAG
- a CDS encoding DUF5368 domain-containing protein — protein MKELSFGTLIAVFEEMMGRGLFWALVAVAALITLAYVYVLIRDRAVSWRKFLLAQLSMPVGAILAVLFVQYITHSGFRDVGGPVDAIIMLVIAILGAIGMAILVYTVQSLMRHSSSSEMP, from the coding sequence ATGAAAGAATTGAGCTTTGGAACACTGATCGCCGTCTTTGAGGAAATGATGGGACGCGGCCTCTTTTGGGCCCTTGTGGCCGTCGCGGCGCTGATCACGCTTGCCTATGTCTATGTGCTGATCCGCGACCGGGCGGTCAGTTGGCGCAAATTCCTGCTGGCGCAGCTTTCCATGCCGGTGGGTGCGATCCTTGCCGTCCTCTTTGTGCAGTACATTACCCATTCGGGATTTCGAGACGTCGGCGGGCCCGTCGATGCCATCATCATGCTGGTGATCGCGATACTGGGCGCGATCGGAATGGCCATCCTCGTTTACACGGTCCAGTCGCTGATGCGGCACAGTTCGAGCAGTGAAATGCCGTAA
- a CDS encoding NAD(P)/FAD-dependent oxidoreductase encodes MNLDRRQFLALTGGGLIASQAGGSAAKAQAVKTSANIVILGVGAAGTALANRLSERLDGARITLVDARKEHLYQPGLSLVAAGLKPPGYVVSQTKQWLPSDVAWVEERAAQIDPESKKVTTEGGTTLEYDYLVVATGLVLDHDAIEGFSLDLVGTDGVGALYAGPQYAEKTWRAAQAFSEKGGVGLFTRPATEMKCAGAPLKHAFLIDDIARRAGNAGKTDMRYMANNNSLFGVPIVAEKVRMLFQHRGIAPVYSHVLKSIDPGARRAVFDTPDGQAEMDYDYIHVIPPQRAPDVVRNSGLSWADKWTDQGWVEADAKTMRHLRYPEIFAVGDVAGVPKGKTAASVKWQVPVVEDHLVAAIGGGEGTAVYNGYTSCPLITRIGRAMLIEFDYGNNLVPSFPGVIAPLEELWISWLMKEIALKATYNAMLRGRA; translated from the coding sequence ATGAACCTGGACCGCAGGCAATTTCTGGCGTTGACCGGTGGCGGCCTTATAGCATCGCAGGCGGGCGGTTCCGCCGCGAAGGCGCAAGCCGTCAAGACATCGGCCAACATTGTCATTCTGGGGGTAGGCGCAGCCGGAACGGCACTTGCCAATCGCTTGTCGGAACGTCTGGACGGTGCCCGCATCACGCTGGTCGATGCACGCAAGGAGCATCTCTATCAGCCGGGCCTGTCTCTTGTGGCCGCAGGCCTCAAGCCGCCCGGATATGTCGTCTCGCAGACAAAGCAATGGCTGCCCTCCGACGTTGCCTGGGTTGAGGAGCGGGCGGCGCAAATCGATCCGGAGTCCAAAAAAGTCACCACCGAAGGCGGCACGACACTTGAATATGATTATCTGGTCGTCGCCACCGGCCTGGTTCTGGACCACGATGCGATTGAAGGCTTTTCGCTCGATCTTGTCGGGACCGATGGTGTTGGCGCGCTTTATGCCGGCCCGCAATACGCTGAAAAGACCTGGCGTGCCGCGCAGGCGTTTAGCGAGAAAGGCGGCGTTGGCCTCTTTACCCGCCCGGCAACCGAGATGAAATGCGCCGGAGCGCCTTTGAAGCACGCGTTCCTGATCGATGACATCGCGCGGCGGGCCGGCAATGCCGGCAAGACGGATATGCGCTACATGGCCAACAACAACAGCCTGTTCGGTGTTCCGATCGTGGCCGAGAAGGTGCGGATGCTGTTCCAGCATCGCGGCATTGCCCCGGTATATTCGCATGTCCTCAAATCCATCGATCCGGGCGCCAGGCGTGCGGTGTTCGACACGCCTGACGGCCAGGCGGAGATGGATTACGACTATATCCATGTCATCCCGCCGCAGCGCGCGCCTGACGTGGTCCGCAACTCCGGGCTCAGCTGGGCCGATAAATGGACCGACCAGGGCTGGGTTGAAGCCGATGCGAAAACCATGCGTCACCTGCGCTATCCCGAAATATTTGCCGTCGGGGACGTCGCCGGTGTGCCCAAGGGCAAGACCGCGGCCAGCGTGAAATGGCAGGTACCGGTGGTCGAGGACCACCTGGTCGCCGCGATAGGCGGCGGTGAAGGCACTGCGGTTTACAACGGATACACCTCATGTCCGTTGATCACGCGTATTGGCCGCGCCATGCTGATCGAATTCGATTACGGAAACAATCTGGTGCCGTCCTTCCCGGGCGTCATCGCGCCGCTCGAGGAGTTGTGGATCAGCTGGCTGATGAAGGAAATCGCGCTCAAGGCCACCTACAACGCCATGCTGCGCGGGCGGGCATAA
- a CDS encoding DUF3422 family protein, protein MANGSFGFPIARDRPLALGEVHARPYPLIKSPRIILQLAFMTDGGASVDNAVLAALARTRGVAAPQADARHYVLSWGTGSLRWERHTEFSTYFYEGPVPTQFGGEVTDHPFGDGFSPPGSLISGVRLEVRKWTDDTQKVLKSFDPASLCFSEVENGAAAAVTDFRQDKDGLTRILLLDRDLAPARVGALAQRLIEIETYRTLAMLALPLANSLSPQMRRIEDGLTMVTQRMRKEVETESDSMLGEITALAAELEAGAASSLYRFGASRAYDGIVAERIATLNENPIAGYETWGAFLQRRMAPAMRTCRSIEERQANLSRKLARATALLRSWVDLQLERQNSELLQSMNRRAKLQLRLQQTVEGLSVAAVSYYVVGLFGYLAKAANEAGLPISPTLATGLSVPVIVLAIWGVVRRIRKRHGDKDEA, encoded by the coding sequence ATGGCCAACGGAAGCTTCGGGTTTCCGATCGCGAGAGATCGGCCGCTGGCGCTGGGCGAAGTCCACGCCAGACCGTATCCGCTTATCAAGTCGCCTCGGATAATCCTGCAACTTGCCTTCATGACCGATGGCGGAGCCTCGGTGGACAATGCCGTTCTGGCCGCTCTGGCAAGGACGAGGGGGGTGGCCGCGCCGCAGGCCGATGCGCGCCACTATGTTCTGAGTTGGGGAACAGGGTCCCTGCGCTGGGAACGCCATACCGAGTTCTCGACCTATTTCTACGAAGGCCCGGTGCCGACACAGTTCGGCGGGGAGGTCACCGATCATCCGTTCGGGGATGGTTTCAGTCCGCCCGGCAGCCTGATCTCCGGTGTGCGGTTGGAGGTGCGAAAATGGACCGACGATACGCAAAAGGTGCTGAAAAGTTTTGATCCCGCGAGCCTGTGTTTTTCGGAAGTTGAAAACGGCGCGGCCGCCGCGGTCACCGATTTCCGTCAGGACAAGGACGGTCTGACGCGTATCCTGCTTCTCGACCGTGATCTGGCGCCGGCCCGTGTCGGCGCGCTGGCGCAGCGGTTGATAGAAATCGAGACCTATCGGACGCTTGCCATGCTCGCCTTGCCGCTTGCCAATAGCCTTTCGCCGCAAATGCGCCGCATCGAGGACGGTTTGACGATGGTGACGCAGCGCATGCGCAAGGAGGTGGAGACGGAGAGCGATTCGATGCTCGGCGAGATTACCGCGCTTGCCGCCGAACTCGAGGCGGGCGCTGCATCAAGTCTCTACCGTTTCGGCGCAAGCCGCGCTTATGACGGTATCGTGGCGGAGCGCATCGCCACTCTCAATGAAAATCCGATTGCCGGTTACGAGACCTGGGGCGCGTTCCTGCAGCGGCGCATGGCGCCAGCGATGCGCACCTGCCGCTCGATCGAGGAACGTCAGGCAAACCTTTCCCGCAAGCTTGCCCGCGCCACCGCGCTGCTGCGAAGCTGGGTCGATCTGCAGCTTGAACGCCAGAATTCCGAATTGCTGCAGTCGATGAACCGGCGCGCCAAGCTCCAGCTCCGGTTGCAGCAAACCGTCGAAGGTCTTTCGGTTGCAGCTGTCTCTTACTATGTCGTCGGTCTGTTCGGATATTTGGCAAAGGCTGCAAATGAAGCCGGGCTGCCGATCAGCCCGACGCTTGCGACCGGTCTTTCCGTTCCGGTGATTGTGCTGGCCATCTGGGGTGTGGTCCGTCGTATCCGCAAACGACACGGCGACAAAGACGAAGCGTAG
- a CDS encoding FadR/GntR family transcriptional regulator: MDDIFTRVAHGRTADEVVQQVESLILDGVLRVGDRLPGERELSRQLDISRPILREALKTLEQRGLLTSRHGGGTFIADVIGEIFSQPVMELIARHRRATFDYLEYRREVEGITAAFAAQRATQADRELLAGIVQAMKQAHDAADPDREAELDVEFHSAIGEAAHNIILLHTLRSCYRLLSNGVFYNRAAIYQYSGSSERLLEQHIAIFDAIVAGDADGAKGAAERHMEFVAHTLREAERANDWARVANLRLQQRAKGGHSDDSKRKTATKRA, encoded by the coding sequence ATGGACGATATTTTCACCCGGGTCGCGCACGGGCGCACTGCTGACGAGGTTGTGCAGCAGGTCGAATCGCTGATCCTTGACGGCGTTCTTCGGGTCGGCGACCGGCTGCCGGGCGAGCGGGAGCTGTCGCGCCAGCTTGATATTTCCCGTCCGATCCTACGTGAGGCGTTGAAAACTCTGGAACAACGCGGGCTCTTGACCAGCAGGCATGGCGGCGGAACGTTTATCGCGGACGTGATCGGCGAGATATTCAGCCAGCCCGTTATGGAACTTATCGCCCGTCACCGCCGGGCGACCTTCGACTATCTGGAGTACCGCAGGGAGGTCGAAGGCATCACGGCGGCCTTTGCCGCACAACGAGCCACACAGGCCGACAGGGAGCTTCTCGCCGGCATTGTGCAGGCAATGAAACAGGCCCATGACGCTGCCGATCCCGATCGCGAGGCGGAACTTGACGTGGAGTTTCACAGCGCCATCGGTGAGGCCGCGCACAATATCATCCTGCTGCACACGCTGCGGTCATGCTACCGGCTCTTAAGCAACGGGGTCTTTTACAACCGAGCGGCGATTTACCAATATTCGGGTTCAAGCGAGCGGCTGCTTGAACAACACATCGCCATTTTCGACGCTATTGTTGCCGGCGATGCGGACGGCGCCAAAGGGGCGGCGGAACGGCACATGGAGTTTGTCGCGCATACGCTGCGGGAGGCAGAGCGCGCGAACGATTGGGCACGGGTCGCAAATCTGCGGCTGCAACAAAGGGCGAAAGGCGGCCACAGTGATGACAGCAAGCGGAAAACCGCCACGAAGCGCGCATAA
- a CDS encoding glutamine amidotransferase-related protein, with amino-acid sequence MTASGKPPRSAHNPRHIIVIEHEAANAADNGLKHLAIRDVAVRLVRPYLGEKLPMLDERIAGVIIKGGPQFVTDLDRFPYLRDEIAFADTVMKRGVPLLGICLGAQMIAHHLGAAVGFHPQGHVALGYYPLEITEAGEHYFPDGLMTLAGNAQGFACPRDATLLAKGPLFANQAFSLGETTVAFQFHPEVDRTILDQWQRELADNVGKPGAQSFEEQDAGFEAHNQRLAEWYGQFLDRFFDLNMAYWRADF; translated from the coding sequence ATGACAGCAAGCGGAAAACCGCCACGAAGCGCGCATAATCCACGCCACATCATCGTCATCGAACACGAAGCGGCGAACGCTGCGGACAATGGCCTGAAACACCTGGCAATACGCGATGTCGCGGTACGGCTGGTGCGCCCATACCTTGGCGAAAAGCTGCCCATGCTGGATGAGCGTATTGCCGGGGTGATCATCAAGGGCGGCCCGCAATTCGTGACCGATCTTGACCGGTTTCCCTATCTGCGCGACGAAATCGCTTTTGCGGACACCGTCATGAAACGCGGCGTGCCGCTGCTGGGCATTTGCCTTGGCGCACAAATGATCGCCCATCACCTTGGGGCCGCGGTGGGTTTTCATCCGCAAGGTCATGTCGCGCTCGGCTACTACCCGCTTGAGATCACTGAAGCGGGAGAGCACTACTTTCCAGACGGTTTGATGACGCTTGCCGGCAATGCGCAGGGTTTTGCCTGCCCGCGGGATGCAACATTGCTTGCCAAGGGCCCTCTTTTTGCCAATCAGGCCTTCAGCCTTGGCGAAACGACCGTTGCTTTCCAGTTCCATCCGGAGGTCGACCGGACGATCCTCGATCAATGGCAGCGTGAGTTGGCGGACAATGTCGGCAAACCCGGAGCCCAGAGCTTTGAAGAACAGGACGCCGGCTTTGAGGCGCACAATCAAAGGCTCGCTGAATGGTACGGTCAATTTCTGGATCGCTTTTTTGATCTGAATATGGCTTATTGGCGTGCCGATTTCTAA
- a CDS encoding LysE family translocator, which translates to MPVSAETLLTFSIATMILLVIPGPTIIMVVSQALAHGRRVALASVLGVGLGDLAAASLSIIGVGTILAASATVFTVIKWAGAVYLIYIGIKMWITPVSIPQIDTSPVSGGRRSAFRDAFLVTLLNPKGIVFFMAFVPQFITHREPFAPQAALFVAVFVALGIFNAWAYAMLASGARQFIRRPAVLRAATRTGAGFLIGAGLFSAFARRGA; encoded by the coding sequence ATGCCCGTTTCAGCCGAAACACTGCTGACATTTTCCATTGCAACGATGATCCTCCTGGTCATACCCGGCCCAACGATCATCATGGTGGTCTCGCAGGCGCTGGCTCATGGCCGGCGTGTCGCGCTTGCCAGTGTCTTGGGCGTCGGGCTCGGGGACCTTGCAGCCGCATCGCTTTCGATCATCGGTGTCGGCACTATCCTTGCCGCATCCGCGACGGTGTTCACGGTCATCAAATGGGCGGGCGCTGTCTATCTCATCTACATCGGTATCAAGATGTGGATCACCCCCGTGTCGATACCGCAGATCGATACATCGCCCGTCAGCGGTGGACGCCGCTCGGCATTTCGCGATGCGTTTCTGGTGACGCTGTTGAACCCGAAAGGCATTGTCTTCTTCATGGCCTTCGTGCCGCAGTTCATAACGCATAGGGAACCCTTCGCTCCGCAAGCGGCGCTCTTTGTTGCCGTTTTCGTCGCGCTGGGGATTTTCAACGCCTGGGCCTATGCGATGCTGGCGAGTGGAGCACGGCAGTTTATCCGCCGACCGGCGGTCCTGCGCGCGGCGACACGCACGGGCGCCGGCTTCCTGATCGGCGCCGGTCTTTTCTCTGCCTTCGCACGACGCGGCGCCTGA